A genomic stretch from Carassius auratus strain Wakin unplaced genomic scaffold, ASM336829v1 scaf_tig00046076, whole genome shotgun sequence includes:
- the LOC113088320 gene encoding ribosomal oxygenase 2-like produces MPNKGRRVRRRDGQQEDEDDDDVPVKQMKLVNGSAPLCFDSPRDFFQSLISPVRLDEFFLQYWEQKPLVLHRSDPDLASYYSSLFQLSDVKQLCARGLRYATDLNVCRCVNGKKKVLNKAGKVKFSQLKKDLEERRATIQLHQPQRFKDELWRIQEQLESFFGSLVGSNVYITPQASQGLPPHYDDVEVLILQLEGQKHWRLYQPTVPLAREYSLEPEDRIGPPTHDFILQPGDLLYFPRGTIHQADTPAGVERSTHLTLSTYQNMSWGDFMLDVIPGCVFDCMKRDGEMRSGLPRNLLTAPSFGSDVNKRMSVFLRRLADALERSDHELRSTAMKRDFISHRLPPYLLDQAELEPAGKPPSLEDTVSLRFKEHLLLTVEPSQENTDEATELVVFVLHSLKNKREMHMMGTSDEEEEEDEEEVVSQFQGLRFPSSHLAALEQLLRVDRVPAAQLQLLQDEDKAGLLLGLWSEGLLQVCHTP; encoded by the exons ATGCCAAATAAAGGCAGAAGAGTGAGGCGGCGTGATGGACAGCaggaagatgaggatgatgatgatgtgccTGTCAAGCAGATGAAGTTAGTGAATGGCTCTGCTCCCCTGTGCTTCGACTCGCCGCGTGATTTCTTCCAGAGTCTGATCAGTCCGGTCAGGCTGGATGAGTTCTTCCTGCAGTACTGGGAGCAGAAGCCGCTGGTCCTACACCGGTCCGATCCGGATCTGGCCTCTTACTACAGCTCTCTTTTCCAGCTGTCAGATGTGAAGCAGCTCTGCGCTCGCGGCCTGCGATATGCCACGGACCTCAACGTCTGCCGCTGTGTGAACGGCAAGAAGAAAGTGCTGAATAAAGCAGGGAAAGTTAAGTTCAGCCAGCTGAAGAAGGACTTGGAGGAGAGGAGAGCCACCATTCAGCTGCACCAGCCACAAAGGTTTAAG GATGAGCTGTGGCGCATTCAGGAGCAGCTGGAGAGTTTCTTTGGCTCACTGGTCGGATCCAACGTCTACATCACTCCTCAGGCCTCACAGGGCCTCCCACCACACTACGACGATGTGGAG GTGCTGATCCTTCAGCTGGAGGGACAGAAACACTGGAGGCTTTACCAGCCCACTGTCCCTCTGGCTCGCGAGTACAGCCTGGAGCCAGAGGACCGCATCGGGCCCCCAACACACGACTTCATCCTGCAG CCTGGAGACCTGCTGTATTTCCCCAGAGGAACCATCCATCAGGCGGACACACCGGCCGGCGTGGAGCGGTCCACTCACCTCACACTCAGCACCTACCAGAACAT GTCGTGGGGTGACTTCATGCTAGACGTTATTCCCGGCTGCGTGTTCGACTGCATGAAGCGAGACGGTGAGATGCGATCCGGTTTACCTCGTAACCTCCTGACG GCTCCAAGCTTCGGTTCTGACGTTAATAAGCGGATGAGTGTGTTTCTGCGGCGTCTGGCTGACGCTCTCGAGCGCAGTGATCATGAGTTGCGGTCCACTGCTATGAAACGAGACTTCATCTCCCACAGACTGCCACCGTACCTGCTGGATCAGGCCGAACTCGAACCCG CTGGGAAACCGCCGtctctagaggacacagtgtctctcCGGTTCAAAGAGCATCTTCTTCTAACGGTGGAGCCCAGTCAGGAAAACACT GACGAGGCCACAGAGCTGGTGGTGTTTGTGTTGCATTCTTTAAAGAACAAGAGAGAAATGCATATGATGGGAACATctgatgaagaggaagaggaagatgaggaggaggtggtCTCACAG TTTCAGGGTCTGCGCTTCCCCTCGTCTCATCTGGCGGCTCTGGAGCAGCTGCTGCGAGTCGATCGTGTCCCGGCTGCACAGCTGCAGCTCCTGCAGGATGAAGATAAAGCAGGTCTGCTGCTGGGGCTGTGGAGCGAAGGACTGCTGCAGGTCTGCCACACACCGTAA